The Dreissena polymorpha isolate Duluth1 chromosome 4, UMN_Dpol_1.0, whole genome shotgun sequence region aaaatctcttaaatcggattttggtgaaaatacactttcgaaaaaaaaagttttaaaaatttgaatattgctattaatgatctccacgaaagtatctggcccgcccgggaatcgaacccaggccgcctgcgtgccaatctgacgcgcaaccgactgagctagccggcgaaacagtttcacaaccagcaaaatccatgtaaagtgtggttaggttagctgtttctgttactgctagttacgacgacgacgacgacgacgtcgacgacgatgatgatgatgatgatgatgatgatgatgatgatgatgatgatgatgatgatgatgatgatgatgatgatgatacttttgtcacttccaatattaggttaatacaatgtatttgagtttgaaaaaaagtttacacatcggcagactatttcatttattaagaaatacataatttatgtaccatatacgtaggccattttcatttttatgagtttttttggtatgtaccaaatacgttttggcgagcatagaaaaacttattccaaccgaatatggtacaatgtttgtaccatattcggtcgaaaattgtaccatcttcggtccgagtatggtacatttgtaccatattcggccgaatatggtacaaatgtaccatattcgtttttgtaccaaatacggtccgacaaagcAGAATAACagaaaaactattttacaaaaatcGTTTCTAATAAAAATCTTAACGTCCAAAGCGCAAATCAATCGCCTTGAATGATGTTTATAACTATTGTTGAatgtttaatattgcaaatgtaAATGAGCCACGGTATGCGAACTCGGGATTAATTATTGTGCTTAAAgcgtcgtcccaggttagcctgcaTATCTGGGTCGAATCTTTCCGCCTTAAATCGATTTTCTTTTacatgaaattttctttaaacgaaacattccataaaagcggaaattttcGTCCCTGATTTGCGGATGGTACAGTCAAATCTGGAACGATACTGTACGCACATCCCAGAGCGACGTGCTAAAATATGAGCCATAATAAATTAATTCTAAATAGTGACCGTCTGCTAATGTTATGCCATTGCGAACCACTGCCGTGCACTCATTGTGTTTTGTGTTAGTACATATAAGGACAAACGAACGTAAGCAATCGACAGCCGCATCTTTAATCTCTcgaattattttaaagttcagTCAAAATATATGCGAAAAATAACGAGTAGCGgcaaacaaacattttcaagcaGAACTgatgtgtaaaaaaataatgctttatttgaataaatggtcacatttcttgtttgtcatTTTTTTCTGCGCCCCAAAAATAATTCTCATTTTTCCAACATTATCCTTCATTCCTCGTCTCACgatctgtaaaaaaacaaatttcctGAATGTGTCAGCGTTTCTGATTACAACGTATTGGCGACCAGATGTGGACATTTAATGACATCTTAATGGTTACCACACGCATTAagtacaatatacatgtacacaatgttTTACATACAAGGCGTACAAACCGTGATGTGAAAGACGTGGACTGTATTCACGTGGAGAATGAAATTGTCttcttttcaataaatatttcgtaaaatttaCGAAAACATTCAAACTCTGCCACTAGTCAATATATTCTAATAAGCGTAACGTTTTTCACAAAAATTACCTGCTTTACTTGGTATACAAATAACAACTGCATGtacataaaatcataaaaattaattaaatataggTGTGTTGAAATATAAGGTGTTTGAGATCTAACCCCCCTAATTTATATTTAGACTTAAAGAAAGAGATGCGAAGTTAACGCCTCACAATTTCTACAAAATCACAATCATTCAAGCAtcacataaaacaataatgagGTACAAAtaagtgattttaaaataattgttataaaataactaTTCATATTTATGAAGTTCGAATGCTTGTTATGCCATGGCTATATATGTTTCTCTTTCGATGACCGTTCACACAATAATAGTCAAATTGGTAAAGCGTCAATATTTAGTTTGGATGAAAATTAATGTTAACTAAAAAAACATTCGCGTGCCCACTAAAGCTCGGTGTGAGGTATGTCATTAAAATGTCGCATCCTTAACATTGTGTTTAgcataaatgcaaaataataaccACATACAATTCAAACTCGAccataaaacaaaatgtattatgAGTATTATTATTTGTCAATATAAGTCAAGAAGCTGCGAAACGTTTGTGAAAGGGGTTTCACCTCAACAGCTAATCGCTACACGCACGAAAATAAACCTGCAATCTATCATTGGTGGGCTCGACCAATAACAAATTGCGATAGTAAAGCGCCAACGTTAGGTCGCGTCACGCTAAGACAGTAGCCGTTATTTTGACGTAAATATCGACTGGCAAATTGACGAACAATCGTATGACTGTCGATCGGTGATTGATCGGTGATCATTAATCGGGCATTATATACTAAACTCGTTCACCTGCACAAAAGTCATTACAAATTCGCTAATGTGTTGGTAAAACAAACTTTTATATATCAATCAGCTTGTCTCATTCAGTCTTTCATTTAGTCTTGCAAGATGAAGCTAGTCGAAATAACTATTGATATATTTCTGGTTATAACACTGTGCAGTTTTTGGAAAGTACACGGTCAAAATGCAGGTAATTTTATCGCATTTTgaatgtattcttttttataatattaGAATTGTTGTAAAAAgactttatatttttatattattatacataataattattattattatcatcatcataatcatcatcatcatattattattatgattattattattatttctattattataattataatctgttattattgtgttttttttctccaaGAAACGAATAATTCAGGACAATAATACAAACTAATATTCAATTCAACAAACTTAAATAACTTTTCAATACAAGCTATACAAAATAGTTGTGTATTCGTATATAGTACCTTGCTCCTTAGACAAATGTTAATGTGTTCACCGTTTACCATACTGAAATGATCGTTTATGTATACAGGTACAGGAAGGCGCAGAGATGGAGTTGTAGACGTGTCAAACATTATAAATCGCGCCATGTTGGATCCTACTCATGTAAGCCACGGCGGTAGTTCCGGAATTCCGCTCGGCAACGTCCATGTTGATCTGCCCGGAGAGCACGGTAACCAAGCGAACGTTGCTGTCGTTCACAGAGAAGGAGCTCCGTTCCCGGGACATGTTGATCAGCCAGGTAGCCCAGGAGTTCCGATAGGTAGTGTACACGTCGATTTGCCAGGTGAGCACGGAAACCACGGTGACATGGCGGTCGTTCACAGAGAAGGAGCTCCGTCCCCGGGACATGTTGATCAGCCAGGTAGCCCAGGAGTTCCGATAGGTAGTGTACACGTCGATTTGCCAGGTGAGCACGGAAACCACGGTGACATGGCGGTCGTTCACAGAGAAGGAACGCTTCCTACCGTGGACCTCTGGGGATCAGGTTTTGCTCCCACCGGACCATTGCCAGGTACGCAAGGATTTGGATTTTCGCCGATTGCGCCTTTGCCAGAGCAAGGTTTTCATCCCGGGGTGCACGGCGATCCCATAGGCAGGCCTGGTATACCACTCGGACCTGTATTTCCCACCAATGAGCTTCCGGGAACTCAGAACGATCCATTGAGACCTCGCCGCCCCCGGGGGCGTGGTCGAGGATGGCGAAGACGTTTCCAAGATGACCTTTTAGGACCAGTTGGTGTTAACTTACCGGTAGTAGACTCCCCAGCGGAAAGAGGCGGTCGACGCGGTACACATGATCACGAACATTCTGTGCCCGCGCCTACGAATCCCGGATCTGGAAGCGGTAAACCCGAACATAAGCATCCACCTTCCACACCTGCGCCTACAAATCCAGGATCTGGTATAACCGTCATCGAAGTTAGACAACCGAATCCACTGGGTGCTCTTGGAGACGCTTTAAGGTCAGCGTTCGGAATCAGTGGAGGAAATGGGGGAAATCTGCTTGGTTCTCTACTAAATAATGCCGCAAATTTTCAACAGCCACATTTCGGTCAGCCTCCTGGGATGGTGCACCTGGTTCCACACAACTTCCAACAGCCGCCACGTTTTGGTCCGCTTCCACCGCCACATTTTGGTCCGCCCCCTGGAATGATTCACCTTGCTCCGGGACGCCACTTCCATCCTCCCCCGGTTAACCCCATTGACGGGCTTATTAATTCCGTACTCGGCAATCTTTTTGCGGGTTAGCCAGTGGTTGACAGTTTCTAATTTATGGAAATCCtactttattatataattatattaaattgatGTATGTAATGTTGGTGTTTATCAGTGAATAATTATATATGTCGCCCTTGAAgcgaataaaaaaatataatattaatgtcTTCAATTTCATTTTCTAAGTACATATATTTAAGTTGCATTGCACCTTGAACCAGAAAATGCTGTTCATTATTGTGTCCATGGAACTTGCACTTTATTAAAGAAAGATGGCAACATTTAGTGACTTCACATGTTTTGTATTGGCTATAAAGCCTTATATACTCAATTTGCGCAAAACGTTGTGCAaagtaatatttttgttattactattattgCTTTACTACATGGTGCTATTATTATATACGAAGAATGCGATAAAACTCACATTATATTGGCACCTTGGAACAGTCTGTCAAATTATTTTGCTTCAACATCCGGGGCAATATTTTTAACTGTTGTCCCGTGTACTTCAGAAATAATTAGACAGTTTCTGAATGTCTGTAAAATTGTATAAAGGGCTTATTAAAACGAGGAGTGCATTTATAAGCCTGTTGTATGTGATGAAagcatattttcttatttaatttgTTTGCTCGTTAAAGCTCTATGTAGCGTAGTTTTATTTTGTCTCGCTCACAAACGCTGAAAAAGAACggtcataaataattataaaaggcTCGCGAAAAAATCTTCATGACTCATAAAACTATGGTATTTTTTCTACTACTCCTCACAAAACCCGGCGTCCGTCTGGCCGTTCGTGCGTCTATCGGAAGGTCTGTCAAGTGCATAACTCGAAAATTATCCAAGgtgtcaacatgaaacttcatagttgaatacattttattgaagGAAATTCAGTGCACACTTACCCATAAGAACGTGGTTAATGTcgttttttaaccctttgcatgctgggaaagtcgtctgctaaaatgtcgtctgttgaatttcaaaaattagcattttcttcgatttttttcaaagactactatcagaatagcaaacagtttggatcctgatgagacgccacgttttgtggcgtctcatcaggatccaaactgtttgcaaaggccatcaaaattcggttccagcactgataGAGTTAATGTTGCTACTGAACTGTTAGATGCGCTTTACTCCTTCTGATACATACAACAACGAGTCACACATTGCCATCTAGGTCTTTTTAATGAACCTGAAATAACCAAAGTCTTACTAAAAAGTCTTAGTAGAAAGTCGATATGTCATGCGATGGATGAGAATTTCGAAATATGTAGTATATTCGTTGTGAATTTATATCGATCATGTCACGGAAGTCAGTACCTAGTCACACTTTCCAAGTTCACCATATTTACCAGTATTGATGCCTATactcttgatttttttttgtgccaaatttgaaaaatgttttatttttattttaaaaataattttatatttgaaacatttttttcattacaTACCTACTATCGCGTGAGACATTATACAATATTATAGGATGCATTAAACTATTAGTTCGCTATAATGTCAAGTTCTTATAAGCATTCAACAATTGAGTGATCGACCCTTCTTTCTGGCTGtgtaaaaaaaattgcattttcctGTTGGTTAAATTGATGATCGCAATCTAAACATCTAAACGCTTTACAATAATAGCTATATACATACATTAACATCCGCTCCATTGACGTTATGTTCTGTTATACACGAACGCAGAATGTTAAAGAAAGGTTGGATGCATGCATAGCATATACGTGATTGAAAAGTGTTTATATAATAACCCGcataattttaaagttaaaagttttgaaaataaaaacttataacTTACGAtacaaatatattgaaacatCATTTACCATTCGTTTCAATGCACATTCGCTTATTCGTTGCACTGTGTCAgggactttaaaggggccttttcaaggattttggcatgtattgaagtttgacattaaatactgtctattgataaatgtagatatgtgatctaaaaagctcaagaaaaaagaataatatttaaaaaaaaagtaaccctcaactgggctcgaaccactgacccctggagtaaatgttTATCGcttagacctctcggccatccgtgctcatacaataagtgatgtattttatacttttgaTATGCAATCTTCGTATTATCGCAATATTACGACAaccaacaaaactctccaaattattcaatcgtttctcgttgcaccgctttataatgttcagggttttaaatcgtccaaagatgtatataatggatattttagagcatggtaaattttcagtattactgtttcctcacaaatatcatgactacaTGCGaatccgaaaccatttttgattattttgtcaatttaccaaagcgtgaaaaggccccatttAACAGAACCGATGACTAATGATATATAGCTTCTccttatttgtaaaaaatatcacCTATATCGCTATTCACAGGTTTTCTTCGCCCCAAAAACAAATCGTTATTTTGGTAAAATTTAACTACACAGCGTGGGCTTAAAAACTGTGTTCACGATTGATAGTAACGTCTATATTCATCCATCAACGAACCGGCTTCAAGATCTAGACATTTATTGACACCATAATGAAAACCAAAAGTGGTATGTTTATGGTACAGTACGCTTTGCATAAAAGACGTAATGCTGTAATAAACGTTAAGTGTGTTCGAGGGATTTTGTCCAATGAGATTGCTTATTTTACgagcaatattttcacaaaacacAGGCGTAGTAGAGAAAGTTCAAACAATTTCTTatttccacaacttcttacaACCTTTTTGCACGAAAATTACAACCTTTTTAGGGTATATACATTGTAAATGCTTAACCCTTTATTTATgaacttgtttaaccctttgcatgctgggaaatgtgtcgtctgctaaaatgtcgtctgcagaatttttaaaattagcattttcttctattttttcaaagaacactatcagaatagcaaacagtttggatcctgatgagacgccacgttctgtggcgtctcatctggatccaaactgtttgcaaaggcctttaaaattcggttcccgcaccgAAAGGGTTAAAACGTTAAGGTACTATTTACGacaaatttaaagtttaaaatcttTATCAATGTTTCAAGAAGAAATCTATGCGGTTTCGGTCGCGGTAATTTAAGATGCCATACGAATACCTCAACTTCCATTGAGGTATAAAAATAGACTGTTCTTATGTACTCCATATAACcacacccccacccccaaattaAAAAATTTGCAAATTCTTTTCGGTAGATGGCACTAACCAACATCCATTTATCTGCACATGCGCTTTACATaggtaacatataaataaattaccACAGGGGAGGGGTGTTTGCTTAATTGTTGAGTGTATCATTATATAAGTTTTCATCTGTGAAGTacctatacaacaacaacaacaacaacaacattcattTGTTAAATATGATGCTGAAATTTGACATATGTTCATAACAGGACTGTAACTTTATGATAGAGCTGtactgttattgtttttgtagttTTCACAACATCGTTGATCTGTTAATATTTCATTACGGGGAGCCCATTATTCAACAAAACTCATgtgcataataaaataaaatacactgcattaatatatctttaaacaaggGGTGTGTCAATTGAAATCTCTTGCAATAAGACTAGTTTTGAAGCTAGAAATACGAAGTCAACATACGATGTTTTTGCAATAATAATGTAGAATTGTTAAGTATACAATTAAGAGATCTACACTtacagggaccttttcacagattttggcatgttttgaaatttgtcagtatatgctttatattgataaatgtaaacattggatctaaaaagctccagtaaaatacatgaatactataaaagaaagaaaaaaaaacagggctcgaaccactgacctctggagtaaatgGAGTAAATATCTGTCGCCTCGACCACTCAACCATCCGTCTTTACACCTGATTGGGGTATTACTTTATATAAGCCATCcccgtagtatcacaaaatatatcgacaacaacaaaactctccaaataattcaatcgttttgtGTTGCAgcgctttttaattttcaggttttgaatcgtcaaaagatgcatatactggatgttttagagcatggtaaatgttcaatattactgtttcgtcataaatatcaaaactgcaacaaactttgcgaatctgaaatattttttttattttgtcaatttaccaaaacgtgaaataaGACAGGGAGgttatttttaaaatagttaTTAATACGCGTGCTTCTACAAACCAAGTTACTTTAGCACTTATGTGTACACGCAGGTTATAAAATCCAGGTATGATATAACGTGACAATATAAAGTTTGATAGTCACGTGCGATTGGTTTCTTTGACGTCGACCAGTAGCCAATCATGTAAGTAAGCCCGCCAACGCTACTGAGCTTAACGTATTTACTATCAACGTTGCGTAAACTGCGGTTTGTAAATAGAATGATTTTACTCTGGTAAGTTATTGGTCGGCAATTAATGAGGCATAAAGTACCATACCTGTGTCATCGACAAAACAGTCATTACTACTACGCTTATTTAGAGGAAAAATAAAATTCTTGCACTTATATATAAGCTAAGCTAACACAGTCTTTCTATCATTGAATCTAGCGAGATGACGTTACTAAGgaccaatattgatttttttcttgtTACTTCACTGTTTATTTTTTCGAAAGTACATGGACAAAATTCAGGTAACTACATTGAATTGTATTTGAATATTAATTGCTAGTTCTTCATATTAATTATCATCTTGCATTATTGCTATAATTAtcatgattattttattattattaatgttaaaattacaataataataataataataataataataataataataataattattattattattattattattattattattattattattttttttttattattattattattattattataaatattatttttatcattattgttatcatcattattattattatagtttttattgttgtttttgttctttttgttgttataaatattatcaatattttagTTATAAAACGATATCGatatgttttttcataaataatacaaaataataattgaaaaaaaattgtatattgcCAACAAATTGACACAGTATTTTCGATTTATAAATGGATGTTTGGTTTTTCCAGTGACACAAGATGGTTTTGTAGGCGCGTCCGACATTTTCAATGGTGCCAGCGTCCTCGATACCGCCATGTTGGATCAGTCGTCTGCTTCCGGTGAGTTCAAGAGTGGATTCCTCGGACCTCAAGACGGCCATGGCGACATTGCGCAATCACGTTCTAATAGCGTGCATAGCGAACATCCACCGA contains the following coding sequences:
- the LOC127879034 gene encoding collagen alpha-1(XVI) chain-like encodes the protein MLDPTHVSHGGSSGIPLGNVHVDLPGEHGNQANVAVVHREGAPFPGHVDQPGSPGVPIGSVHVDLPGEHGNHGDMAVVHREGAPSPGHVDQPGSPGVPIGSVHVDLPGEHGNHGDMAVVHREGTLPTVDLWGSGFAPTGPLPGTQGFGFSPIAPLPEQGFHPGVHGDPIGRPGIPLGPVFPTNELPGTQNDPLRPRRPRGRGRGWRRRFQDDLLGPVGVNLPVVDSPAERGGRRGTHDHEHSVPAPTNPGSGSGKPEHKHPPSTPAPTNPGSGITVIEVRQPNPLGALGDALRSAFGISGGNGGNLLGSLLNNAANFQQPHFGQPPGMVHLVPHNFQQPPRFGPLPPPHFGPPPGMIHLAPGRHFHPPPVNPIDGLINSVLGNLFAG